One window of Elaeis guineensis isolate ETL-2024a chromosome 11, EG11, whole genome shotgun sequence genomic DNA carries:
- the LOC105053824 gene encoding homeobox-leucine zipper protein ROC3: MYGDCQVLSSMGANVVSSDSLFSSPIQNPSFGFMSNMPFHALSAIVPKEEEGMVMGRGGRKEEEMESGSGSGHIDGVSCSEEQDNEQQQPPAKKKRYHRHTAHQIQEMEALFKECPHPDDKQRLKLSHELGLKPRQVKFWFQNRRTQMKAQQDRQDNVILRAENESLKNENFRLQAAIRNVVCPNCGGPAILGEMCFDEQHLRIENARLKEELERLSCITSRYGSRAAQPLGPAPSLLPPSLDLHMGMYSGHFNEHPIVSCTDIIPEPPISDGHQPFSGIVIMDHDKPLVLDLAMTAAEQLLRKCHTNEPLWVRNGSNAMEVLDLEEHSRMFPWPMDLKQLHGDFGTEATRDTALVIMNSITLVDAFLDANKWMELFPSLVSKAKTVQVIAPGISTHGNGSLHLMQAELQFLSPLVPAREAYFFRYCQQNSEEGTWMIVDFPVDGFHDGLDTSFPRYRRRPSGCVIQDMPNGYSRVIWIEHVEVENKPLHQVFNQFVSSGMAFGATRWVSILQRQCERLASLMAKNISDLGVIPSPEARKNMMKLSQRMIRTFCASISASEVQSWTALSDSSDDTIRVTTRKNTEPGQPNGVILSAVSTTWLPFPHQQVFELLTDERCRCQLEALSNGNSFHEVAHIANGSHPRNCVSLLRINAASNSSQNVELLLQESSTHPSGGSLVVYATVDVDAVQVAMSGEDSSFIPLLPTGFIISPADPPTFSGVTDAFPSPSTDVDGTATSCGGDGSATGCLLTVAMQVLASAVPSAKLQLSSVTAINNHLCSAVQQISTALGARPSPSSPRCSNSYKKD, from the exons ATGTACGGAGATTGCCAGGTTTTGTCGTCGATGGGAGCGAACGTCGTCTCCTCCGATTCGCTCTTCTCATCGCCGATCCAAAACCCTAGCTTCGGCTTTATGAGCAACATGCCCTTCCACGCCTTATCCGCTATAGTCCCG aaggaggaggaggggatgGTGATGGGACGAGGAGGGAGGAAGGAAGAGGAGATGGAGAGTGGTTCCGGGAGCGGACACATAGACGGAGTGAGCTGCAGCGAGGAGCAAGATAACGAACAGCAGCAGCCGCCGGCGAAGAAGAAGCGCTACCACCGTCACACCGCTCACCAGATTCAAGAAATGGAAGC ATTATTTAAGGAATGTCCGCATCCGGACGACAAGCAGCGGCTGAAACTGAGCCACGAACTTGGCCTTAAACCCCGCCAAGTCAAATTCTGGTTCCAAAACCGCCGGACCCAGATGAAG GCGCAACAAGATCGGCAGGACAATGTGATACTCCGGGCGGAGAACGAGAGCCTGAAGAACGAGAACTTCCGGCTCCAGGCGGCGATCCGGAATGTGGTCTGCCCCAACTGCGGCGGACCGGCCATCCTCGGCGAGATGTGCTTCGACGAGCAGCACCTCCGAATTGAGAACGCCCGCCTCAAGGAGGAG TTGGAACGTCTATCTTGCATCACATCAAGATATGGGAGCCGGGCAGCGCAGCCATTGGGGCCGGCTCCATCTCTCCTGCCACCGTCTCTGGACCTCCACATGGGCATGTACTCGGGGCATTTCAACGAGCACCCCATTGTGAGTTGCACCGATATAATCCCCGAGCCTCCAATCTCTGACGGCCACCAGCCTTTCTCTGGCATAGTCATCATGGACCATGACAAGCCATTGGTGCTCGATCTAGCAATGACTGCCGCTGAACAACTCCTTAGAAAGTGCCACACCAACGAGCCGCTCTGGGTTCGAAATGGCAGCAATGCTATGGAGGTCCTCGACTTGGAAGAGCACTCGAGGATGTTTCCGTGGCCTATGGATTTGAAGCAACTCCATGGAGATTTTGGGACTGAAGCTACCAGGGATACTGCATTAGTTATAATGAATAGCATCACATTGGTGGATGCCTTCTTAGATGCT AACAAATGGATGGAACTATTTCCTTCGCTTGTTTCAAAGGCTAAAACAGTTCAGGTTATAGCTCCTGGAATCTCTACCCATGGCAATGGATCCCTTCATCTG ATGCAAGCAGAGCTGCAATTCCTTTCTCCCTTGGTGCCTGCACGGGAGGCTTACTTCTTCCGGTATTGCCAACAGAATTCAGAGGAGGGGACATGGATGATTGTTGACTTCCCTGTCGATGGATTCCATGATGGCCTTGATACGTCCTTCCCTCGGTACAGGAGAAGGCCCTCCGGCTGCGTCATTCAAGATATGCCCAATGGGTACTCTCGG GTGATATGGATAGAACATGTGGAGGTGGAGAATAAGCCATTGCATCAGGTTTTCAATCAATTTGTCAGCAGTGGGATGGCATTTGGAGCAACACGCTGGGTCTCAATCTTGCAGCGACAATGTGAGCGGCTCGCAAGCCTTATGGCAAAAAACATCTCTGATCTTGGAG TTATTCCCTCCCCGGAGGCAAGAAAGAATATGATGAAGCTGTCACAAAGAATGATAAGAACCTTCTGTGCTAGCATCAGTGCCTCTGAAGTCCAATCCTGGACAGCGCTGTCTGATTCTTCTGATGACACAATTAGGGTGACCACTAGGAAGAACACAGAACCGGGCCAACCAAATGGAGTAATTCTTAGTGCAGTTTCCACAACGTGGCTTCCATTTCCACATCAACAAGTCTTTGAACTTTTGACGGATGAGCGGTGCAGGTGTCAG CTTGAGGCTCTTTCCAATGGAAACTCATTCCATGAGGTGGCTCACATTGCAAATGGCTCACATCCAAGAAATTGTGTCTCTCTTCTGCGCATAAAT GCTGCAAGCAACTCATCTCAGAACGTGGAGCTCCTGCTGCAAGAAAGCAGCACGCATCCTTCCGGCGGCAGTCTTGTGGTGTACGCCACCGTCGATGTCGATGCTGTCCAAGTTGCGATGAGCGGCGAGGACTCATCCTTCATCCCCCTCCTCCCCACCGGCTTCATCATCTCCCCCGCCGACCCACCCACCTTTTCCGGTGTCACCGATGCGTTCCCCTCTCCTTCCACTGACGTCGATGGCACCGCCACCAGCTGCGGTGGCGATGGGTCTGCCACCGGATGCCTCCTTACGGTCGCCATGCAGGTGCTGGCGAGCGCGGTCCCGTCTGCGAAGCTTCAGCTGTCGAGCGTCACCGCCATCAACAATCATCTCTGCAGTGCTGTGCAGCAGATCAGCACCGCTCTCGGTGCCAGGCCGAGCCCGTCATCGCCTCGCTGTAGCAATAGTTATAAGAAGGATTAA